CATCCTGACTTTCCCATGATCTCAGCCATGTTGctgtactgaataaaaataaataaaataaaacaccagTAAACATTCTACAGATACATGTAGGGTATGAGGCAATGACAAGATGGGGACCAATGTCTAGTTTTCCTATTTTCCAAAAAACATCTGAGATCTCAGTCCAGAACTGTTTAGTTCTCAGAGACCTGCACCAGTTTTTAATTTGTTGGAGGTCTCTGCAGATTGGATTGCGAACTTTTTGTCATTTCATCCTTAGAAAATCAAAACACCATGTTTCCTGAACCCAACTACAACACCTTCAAGGACTCCTTTCATTGCCTGCAGGAATAAAGTGGTCAGGCATTTGAAACTTTGCCCTCCAGTCAAGCTCCTGGCACAAACAATCGATCCAGTATCAAAGATTGTTTATAGTTTCTTATGATCTACATAAAACACTGTAGACAGTGCTAAGGAGAGAAACACCACATTACTCACATGACTAGTTCAAATGAAATACagaaattttatatttttatgtgCAATCTTTGAGAAAAGATGTAAACaacataatgatttttttttatttgtgtgtgtgtgtgtgtgtgtgtgtgtgtgtgtgtgtgttaattcacTGGATAGTTGAAATCAGGCCTGGATATGCAGTCAGGTCTCTATCAGCTATTAGCCCCCAACTGATAAACTTCCATTAAATAACCATCATCTTAATAGATGTAAACAAAATCTGTTGGCTCtgtacatataaaaaaaaaaagaagaaaaagaaaaaaaaagcaaaaccacAACATTCATTGCAAATGTTCAGGGTTGAGATTCAGTAGTGTTCTTCTTGGTATTTGGGATGAGTCATTTGCTGGCAATTTAGTGTCTCTCTTCTGGCAGCCTTGAACATTTCCAATCACAAACAGCACTTAATCACATTTGTTATCTGATGCCGGGTTCAAAGTTGAAAATTAAAAGAATATGATCGTCTTCAAAAAGTCTGTTTCATATACAGCAAATTTGTCATCCAAGCAAAGACTTTTGCTCATTTATTAGAACCTATTAGAAGCTTGCTGAAGGAATTTTTAATTTTTCTGGGAAATAATTGCTTACTGGGTCTGAACATTTCTCTCATTTCCAAGAGTGGATAATCATTTTTGTGCAGTAATAATGAATTTCTTCAACATAGCTGATTTACGCAGAGGTGGACAAATTATAAATCGTATTCCCTAGCCCACCaggcaagttaaaaaaaaaaatgctctccaGTTCTGTGTTTTGGTTGGCCATAAATCTAATTGTGTAAAGTGCAATGTATCTAATGTAATAAGTAATAagtctcttcaggctgcaccacccccctgcttccctgcccactgtgtaactgcctaTCAGTCTAGCCGACCTTATGAAAATATCCTACAGTTATGCTATAGTAGAACTATAGCTTTTATAATATTACAATAGTATTACTATTACAACAATAGTAAAACTATAGTTTTCTGGAAATACTATAGTAGTTTCTACAGGATTACTATAGATTTACTATCAGCATAATAGTATTACTATTAGAACTGTAGTAATATTATAGTTATACCAAAGTACTATAGTAATAACTATAGGATTACTATAGTTTTACTATATAGACAGTTGTATAATATTAATATTAGAACAATAGTAGTACTATACTTATTCGGAAATACTATAGGATTACTATAGCTTGATAACAGCCCAAATATCACCATTACAACCATAATAATTACTATAGTTATTCAGAAGTACTACAGTAGGTTCTTTCATGGTATTACCATAGTAACTATAATAAAAGTACAGTAATATTGTAGTTAGTTCTACCACTTCcaaactgagatttttttttcacataatCGAGAAGCTCCAGTATTATCATGATCTTGAGTATTATAGTATTACTATTGTCTGGAGAACTATAATATTACTACAGTCTGGAGAATTATAGTATTACTATTGTGAACTATTGTATTGCTATAGTCTGGAGAACTATAGTATTGCTATAGTCTGGAGTACTATAGTATTACTATTGTGAACTATAGTATTACTATAGTCTGGCGAACTATAATGTTGCTATTGTGAACTATAGTACTGCTATAGTCTGGAGAACTATAGTATTGCTATTGTGAACCATAGTATTGGTATAGTCTGGAGTACTATAGTATTACAATTGTGAACTATAGTATTACAATAGTCTGGAGTACTATAGTATTATTATTGTGAACTATAGTATTGCTATAGTCTGGACAACTATAATATTACTATTGTGAAATATAGTATTGCTATTGTCTGGAGAACTATAGTATTACAATTGTGAACTATAGTattactatggacccttttcacgtgacgtcacgacaaacgcggccgccattttggacatgtactaccggtagtttaccacagccagcattgaggaacggcagcaaagaaagtgtttattttcagcaagacttccatcatgccactatattgttgtgcacctggatgtagtaaccatcaacaaacaaggcaagggttatcattttatcggatcccggtagatgctgaccgacggagaagatggatagcggcataccaacgcttgtgtagtgaccactttgttggaggtaagacgaataaaattagccagaaaaggcattacattgctgttaacattctgtggcggcgagtgtgtaaccaaataggctaaaataacccattgtaatctctttgttcttctgtagtagctattagctaacgacattagctaacactgtgttcctttgctgttggtagactgtaggacagatcagaggcactgtcctacaaacagcgcttaatttgagggggagcaagccggagcgcgctccggaacctcaggcgttggctccggcagctatttacactggatctggtgatccgacacctcttttgactatgtaaccaaccccccccccaaataattaaataaaaaaatgcaagtttatttagtgttaatatctgattttgatatctgtcttgttggtgatttctctcatgaaacgacatccacaaaatatctgcagatgaacttaatttgcagtgttattacaaaacatgcccagaagcgcagcacaGCGCcgtgcccccctccccccctctttttttccacaccggagccgctcatcctctgcgctccgggacctcccactttacaaattaagcactgcctacaaaaagtgttcaaaacaagaggaacatgtatttgtctcttaaatccaggccgttccctgtaatctgtaacaacggttggagaaagtaatgacaaatagtgagtgcacaaaccatagaaggtaaactgtacacagcaccagggcagtgtgatggtatgtctacttttagattgtgttagcttatcaatgaacacactcgtcactcgacgagtttcacgtctttacgacggatacttaaatgtgtgttaggtattattgttgcagtctaagcagtcatttgccgcttttccactacaaacgcggctgagtcgggctgagccgtgccgtgctgagtcgggctgagcggggctgttggagttgcatttcgactacaaccacgctgaaccgtgctggctggaagtgggtggacacactgagtggagttagcgaaagtgggtggacgtcaggtgatgtcgttaagcagcgcaaacagtgacatcagtgatcttttaagcggtagtctcacaacccgaatagtaaacaataaacatggaggacatggagtcgttagtgttgctggtcttggtgctgtggcttgttgtcaccgacaacgccaacagatactggcaagagcgtatagatgaggcgaagcgcataaggcttcagaaattctcgtaattcgtaattcttctccttccgggtttgcggtgtttacagatcccagcgcgctcgcggggcgtgtgtgggcatgtgaggacactcctcctcaccaatcagtgcacaggggagtgtctgctcatgcccccagcctcagtcggctcgctttggctcgcttcagccccactccaaaacggtgtgagttttaggggctaagcagggctgaagcgagctgagtcgtgctggttttttgtagtcgaaacgcgagccgtgtcgggctgaagtgagctgaagcgagctgaagtgagctgaaaaagggtagtggaaaagggccaattgtagcagctagatgagcgagaaccggaagggtctgtgccataaaccgttatttctgtacgacattgctaatgtgtcgttactgttgttatttctccctctgctcgccctgtaaatgccctatgtcgctggatagcgaaggtgttttctgcatctcgctcctttttcttgtatgttctccgtttgtcgccttcctcgcattcaaaccaattctagccgaagtccgctacatgtccaaaatggtggtcgcgtttacgaaggtcacgtgactgaaaagggtctatagtctgGAGTACTATAGCATTATTATTGTGAACTATAGTATTGCTATAGTCTGGAGAattatagtattactatggtataGTTTTACTATAGTGCAAGTACTATAATATTACCATAGTCTAGATAACTATAGTATTACTATTACCTGGATAACTATGGTGTTACTATAGTCTAGGTGGTCTATTCGGTCTACCGCCTACTCCTCCTGGGTGATTTCAATGCAAGGGTGGGGAAGGACTACCGCCTGTGGCAAAACACCCTTGGGAAGGAAGGCGTTGGAAACTGAAATGCCAATGGCCTTCTTCTCCTTTGTTTGTGTGCAGAGCACAAATTGTTTATTACTAACACACAGTTCCATATGCCGAACCGCTTTAAAACTACTTGGAGGCATCCTCAATCCAAACAATGGCACATCCTTGACTATGTCATCATCCGACAACAGCACAAAAAGAATGTCCTTGTCACCAGATGCATGCCAGGTGCTGATGACTGCTGGACAGACCATCGACTGCTCATTTTGAAACTCAAGCTGACATTATGCCATAAACCAAAATATCAGCAAAACAACGCCCCGCCACGAAGGAAGTACAACGTAGGCAAACTGTGTCATCCAGCCACATCGGAAGCCTACAGACAAGCTGTACAACACTGCCTTAGCCCAAATATGGTGGACCAAGGCTTAATTGAGGAAGAGCGGACCACTCTCCGTGCCGTTATCAATGAAGCAGccaaagagatcatcagcttccaCCAGCGGAAACACCAAGACTGGTTCGACTGCAATGATGCCAAGATCACCACGATCATAGATGAGAAACGGAAAGCTAGGATTGTGCACAAACTAGATCccactgttaggacttggactgttttggcctctagaggccgctgttatttccttttcgtgtcatatttattttggcctctagaggccgccactgttcctgtgttttgtgtttttttttgttaattgcctgttagtcctaattatcttcacctgtgtccttaattagtttgtgtatttatacccctgagttcagtcctcttgtcacggagtctttgtgctgttatgtttatctccagtttcctttgtactgtgttttgtggatcttctgagcttttgcatctttgcttttttctttttgaattatactctttgtttttgtttttttttttgttttgccctggattgtatatagtgtacatcagGGGTGCCCAatacgtcgatcgcgatcgactggtcgatcGCAGGGCCAATGAGAGTAGCTCACAGAACTCCGcaagaaaaaaaacggaaaaaaaaaaccgcGCGTTTTCAGAAAAGCAATTCATCCTATCACATAATGATATTATAACGTGCCCGCTGATTGACGTGTAGACAGGCCAGTCTGCTGGCTGCTACAAAGTTTGTTACACCATTACCATAACAACCATAACATATCTCATAGCCTACTACAGACAAGCGCCAGTTGTTGCTTGCTTTCCTTTTACCACTGCATTTTCGTTTTCGCTGTAGCTCGATTCGCTGTGTAGTAGCCTACAAAAAATGATTCGGAAATGAATGAGGgaggtaaacaaataaaaaaatcgaAGACTTACCATTTCCATCAAGAATGGGAAGAGGACTTCTTGTTCACGATGTCACACTCGAAGTGTGTCTGTCTGATCTGTCAATCCAGCATTGCACTTCCAAAGAAAGGGAACGTAGAGAGACATTTTCGAATGGTTCATCGAACCTTTGATACTGACTTTCCTCCAAGCACTGAATTGAGAAAGAGAAAGGTGAGGGAGTTGAAGTCTCAGCTTCTTGGACAGCAGTCTCTTTTCACTCGGCCAACGTCGAAAGCCAAGGCCGCCACAGAGGCATCGTTCCGGGTGAGTCGCACGATCATTAGGCACAAAAAGTGTTTCCAGGATGGAGTTATGGTGAAGGAAGCCTTCATCGAGGCATCAGATGCGTtgtttaaagactttaaaaacaAAACGGAAATAATGTCTGCAGTCAAAGCTGTTCAATTGACAGGAAATACAGTGACCAGGCGATGCGAAATGATGGGCGAGAACTTAGTACAGCAGCTTGCTAAGGACATTGACTGTTGCGAGTGCTTCTCGTTACAGATGGACGAATCTACCGACATCACAGACAAAGCCCAGTTGTGCATTTTTATTCGGATGGTTCATGATATGACTGCAAAAGAGGAACTTTTAGCAGTTCTGCATATGAACGCACACACACGGGGGGAGGACATTTTTCAGATATTCAAAAACTTTATCGACAAGACTAAGATTCCAGTGTGCAAGTTGGTGTCTATCACCACGGACGGGGCGCCAGCCATGACAGGCAGGCGTAATGGATTTGTTGCCAAATGCCGAGAGGATGAAGCATTTCCTGACTTTCTAAGTTACCATTGTATCATACACCAACAAGCGTTGTGTGCGAAAATGTTGAACATGAAAGAGATCATGGACGTAGCAACAAAAGTGGCCTGTTCTATCCGTGCAAAATCTCTCCAAAGACGACTCTTCCGCTTGCAGCTTGAGGAGGCTGACAGCGACCACACAGGACTACTGCTTCACACAGACGTAAGGTGGTTGAGTAGGGGGAAATTCCTGCAACGATTTCGCGATCTCCTTCCCGAGATAAAGCAGTTCCTTCAGGAGAAAAAACATGCAGAATACGAGCAACTTAATGATGATCGTTGGTTGCTTGATTTGGCGTTTTTAACGGATCTGTCAAACATGCTCAATGAGCTAAACGTGGAATTACAGGGCAAAGAGAAACTCGTGATCAATATGATAAGCACAGTGAATGCCTTCAAAGGAAAACTTAAACTGCTTTCTTCAAAGATCCAACGCAATGATCTGGGAAACTTTAGCAACCTTGCATCTGAGCTGAATAATCAAGGAAAGGACTCAACGGAGTTTGACAGTGCATGTTATGCAGAACAGATTGACACCGTCCTGTCAGACTTTGACAGGAGATTTCAAGACTTCGCTCTACTCGAGCCAGTTGCCatgttcatgtgcttcccttttcGGGAGGATGCTGAGGTCGATGTCCTCGCTTCCAAAATCTCAACAATGTTTCAGCTCAGTTCTGCTGAAGTTGAGGATGAGATCTTGACACTGCAAGCAGACATTAACCTGAAGTCCAGGGCCAATGAACAGTTCTGGAGTTTGCTCACAGAAGAAAAGTATCCCAACATGAGAAAATGTGCAACATCTCTGACTGCAATGTTTGGGTCTACTTACTTGTGCGAGTCAGCCTTTTCACATATGAAAATTATAAAATCCAAATACCGCTCCACCCTGACCGACGATCATTTGGAGGCGTGTCTGAGACTGGCTATCAGTAGCTATATCCCGGACTATGCATCCCTTGTTGACTCCATCCAATGCAAGTCATCATCTGAATAAGGTAGCCTACTGACCACTGATGTGAACATGCCCCTGTGTATGCACAAAAAAAAGACTACATGCATAAAGTTAATTGTCTGAAAGTTTCAATGTTTCAACAGTGAATTGTAGTGTGAGAGGGTGTGTAATGTAGGCCAATTGCCACTCTatgcatgttaaaaaaaagtcctagttttaaaaaagttcattttcaaTGTGTGGACTTTGATCATAAATGTAGGCCTGAATTTTATGGGCAATGTAATGTGAACCtgccacatgcaaaaaaaaaaaggctacatgCAATGTACACATAAAGTTAATTCATTGTCTGAAAGTTTCAGTTTGAACAGTGAGTTCTAGTATGAGAGTGTGTACTGTGGGCCAAATGCCTCTATCTATGTATGTATGTTAAAAGAAAATCGTAGTGTTAAAAAAAGTTACATTTCaatgtgtggattttttttatcataaatgtaggctactaaattgtatgagcaatgtgatgtcactgtgTATGAAATCACATGCTGATTAGTAGCCTCTATTGTGgatgttactgttgttatttccagGGTTGGTATGGAAATAAAACtcaatcataaatgaattcagCTTGTGATTTAAATGTGAAACCTTAGTGAAATAGCCCGTATGACACTGTGTTAATTTTGgtattgtaaatttaaaaaagACACGTAATGTGCGTAGTTAGTAGATCATTCTGAGTCAGTCACTTAAAAGGTAGATCACCATTCAGAAAAGTGTGGGCACCCCTGGTGTACATAGTattaataaaccttttgttacttttctacttccgcctcacgcctctgcatttgagtcattcccctggtggcctagtgggggtttgctggatcatcacaccaacgaaccaggttcgaatcccagcaaaaccctaacacccacCTCCaccaaaaagaagacctgttacTAACAACTGAAAAGCTGGTGTCAGATGAGGCTCCACGTGATCCAAAACAACTGGTGGCAAGAAAAGGCAGCTGAGCTCCAGCACTACACTGATGCGAGAGACTATCGAAACTTCTATGCGGGCACCAAGGCAATCTATGGGCCCAAGAGAACATCCACAGGAACCTTTCTATCAGGGGACAACACCATGCTTCTGACAGAAAGCCAGGACATTCTGAACCAATGGAAGGAACATTTCAACAGGCTGCTCAACCACAACACATCTGCGGTGGAGGACTTTCTCCGGAACATGCCTCAGCACCCTCCTAGACCCTGGCTGTCCATTCCACCCTTATTTAGCGAGTTTCAAACTGCCTTTAAGCAGATATGCCGGGGAAAGGCCGCAGGACCTGACAACATCCCAGTCGAGCTGCTGGACCACGGTGGAATTGGCCTCAAGACTTGCCTGTTCAATCTGATGCTCCAAATGTGGGAGGCAAAGCATGTACCGAACGATCTGAAAAATGCACTGATTGTCACCattttcaagaaaggggaccgAAACATCTGCTGCAACTACAGAGGGATATCCCTACTTTCAATTGCTGGAAAAATCCTGGCTAGAATCATCCTCAATTGCCTTCACAAGGTTACAGAAACCATCTTGCCTGAATCCCAATGCGGGTTCCGTGCCTCGTGAGGAACGATCGACATGATTTTCTGTGCATGACAGTTTCAGGAAAAGGCATGAGAGCAACAAAACCCCCTCTTCCTCATTTTCTACGACTTAGAAAAGGCCTACAACAGCATGCCAAGAGAAGCCATGTGGGCCGTGCTACCACGCTTCGGCCTCCCAGATCCCTTTGTCAACTTGATCCAGACGCTACACGATGGCATGATAGCATGAGTCACCCACCAGAACACCATCTCAGATGAATTTTCCATCACCTGTGGACTGAAGCAGGGTTGTGTTCTTGCACCAAATCTGTTTTCTCTTTACCTCGCCGCCATGCTACACGAAGTTCCACCGGACAACCCAGGAGTGGAGATCAGATACCGCTTCGATAGTGGACTGTTTAACCTGTCTCACTTCCACTCCAAGCGTCTTACCACCACCTGCAAAGTGACAGAGTTGCAATATGCAAACAGCAATGCTGCCCTGGCTCACTCAGCCCTAGAACTGCAGCAGTCAGTTGACAACTTTTGCTCTGCATACTCCCATTTCAGTCTGACCATTAACACTGGAAAGACCAAGATCCTggtacaaccaccaccacacatgGACCCACCCATCTGCAATGTCTTGATTGCAGGAACTAACATCGAATGCGTGGAATACTTCCCCTACCTTGGAAGCCTGCTCTCCATCCAGTGCAATTCCACCAAAGATGTCGAAAACAGGCTCCAGGCAGTGCACCTCGCTTTCGGAAGACTCATCAACCGTGTGTTTAAGAACAAAAACCTCAACATCAGAACAAAGATCATGGTCTACAATGCTGTAGTCATCTCCACCCTTCTATACAGCTGCAAGACATGGACCCTGTACCGCTGAGACTTAAAAAAGCTGGAACAATTCCATCAAAAGAAGCtctgctccatcctcaacatcagCTGGCAGGACTACATTACCAACACTGCTGTCCTGGAAAGAGCAGGGGCAACCAGCATCAAAGCTACCATCATTAAACATCAACTCAGATGGTCAGGACATGTGATCTGTATGAGCAAGATGAGGCTCCCCAGGAGAATTATGTTCAGCGAGCTGAGCTCAAGCAAACGCGCTCGTGGTGTCCCTCTGCGACATGACAAGGACCAGCTGAAACAAACCCTGAAGGCCACCAATGTTGACTTTAACACCTGGGAGGAGGTGGCTAAAATGCGACCAAAGTGGCAAAACCTCATCAGAGAGGGCACCGAGCGCGTTGAGATGGAAAAAAGATCTCAACTTGAAGTCAAACGACAACGAAGAAAGGAGAAGGCTTTGCTACCACCGCAACTCCCAACATTTTCATGTGATAAGTGCCCCCACCGCTTTAGAGCAAGAATTGGACTTGTGAGCCACCAGCGAGCCCATCACCATCCTTGATGACGGAAGGAAAGATCCTCGGGAACAAGAGAATGCCGATGACGACTATAGTCTAGAGAACTATAGTATTACTACAGTATGAGTACTATAGTATTACTATAGTCTAGAGAACTATAGTATTAATGATAGTCTTAAAAACAATAGTATTACTATAGTCTGAAAGACTATAGTATTACTATGGCATAGTACTATAGTGATGAAAATACCACCAAAATACTATAGTCATGAGTACTATCATATTACTATGGTACTGTATATGACTAGAGTACTTTTTCATAAgggccaacccaggctgtgtaccgcCTAGCCTGGAGTTAGCCATTTGAgttttctatttagttgtactttatatggttggtttgttgccttggctgtttgagtattggtacttcaacagaatatttcactaggtattgttgtcacttgttcagctgCCAGTAGAACTTACTTGTCTAGAAATTCAGCACTTCGTGTCCCTGACTTTGGCActcgttgtacattgctctgaataggagcatctgctaaatgccatgtaatgtaaagtTATGTTGAGCTAGTTTGCTACTTCAATGCATTAATACAGGCTAAGAGAAACAAATGAGCATCTGATTATTATTCTCTTCTATCAAAGTTTCTATCGTAGCACATCATAGCTGCATCCACAATAAAACCTCAGCAGGTTGCTCATAGTGCTAGAACAGAATTATCATCAGGAGATACCATAGCCACTGGTAGCTGGGTGTCAAAGATGGCAAAATTGGCCATACTTTATGAATGGAAGAGATAGCATTTGTCTCTCATCAGAGTGACGCTAAACAAAGTCAGTGTGCTCAtacagaagcctttatttgtcacaagtacagtggggcaaaaaaagtatttagtcagccaccaattgtgcaagttctcccacttaaaaagatgagagaggcctgtaattttcatcataggtacacttcaactatgagagacagaatgggggaaaagaatccaggaaatcacattgtaggatttttaatgaattaattggtaaattcctcagtaaaataagtatttggtcacctacaaacaagcaagatttctggttctcacagacctgtaacttcttcattaagaggctcctctgtcctctactcgttacctgtattaatggcacctgtttgaactcgttatcagtataaaagacacctgtccacaacctcaaacagtcacattccaaactccactatggccaagaccaaagagctgtcaaaggacaccagaaacaaaattgtagacctgcaccaggctgggaagactgaatctgcaataggtaagcagcttggtgtgaagaaatcaactgtgggagcaattattagaaaatggaagacatacaagaccactgataatctccctcaatctgggactccacgcaagatctcaccccgtggggtcaaaatgatcacaagaacggtgagcaaaagtcccagaaccacacggggggacctagtgaatgacctgcagggagctgggaccaaagtaacaaaggctaccatcagtaacacactacgccgccagggactcaaatcctgcagtgccagacgtgtccccctgcttaagccagtacatgtccgggcccatctgaagtttgctagagagcatttggatgatccagaagaagattgggagaatgtcatatggtcagatgaaaccaaaatagaactttttggtaaaaactcaacttgtcatgtttggaggagaaagaatgctgagttgcatccaaagaacaccatacctactgtgaagcatgggggtggaaacatcatgctttggggctggtttctgcaaagggaccaggatgactgatccatgtaaaggaaagaatgaatggggccatgtgtcatgagattttgagtgaaaacctccttccatcagcaagggcattgaagatgaaacgtggctgggtctttcagcatgacaatgatcccaaacacaccgcccgggcaatgaaggagtggcttcgtaagaagcatttcaaggtcctggagtggcctagccagtctccagatctcaactccatagaaaatttttggagggagttgaaagtccttgttgcccagtgacagccccaaaacatcactgctctagaggagatctgcatggaggaatgggccaaaataccagcaacagtgtgtgaagacttacagaaaacatttgacctctgtcattgccaacaaagggtatataacaaagtattgagatgaacttttgttattgaccaaatacttattttccaccataatttgcaaataaattctttaaaaatcagacaatgtgattttctggattttttttctcattttgtctctcatagttgaggtatacctatgatgaaaattacaggcctctctcatctttttaagtgggagaacttgcacaattggtgactgactaaataaatatatatatatatatatatatatatatatatatatatatatatatatatatatatgtgtgtgtgtgtgtgtgtgtgtgtgtgtgtgtgtatgttttggaAAAGTCAATAAAGAGTAAggttgttttccttttttttctttattttaatgcaTCTGTCTGCTAGGAAACCA
The genomic region above belongs to Neoarius graeffei isolate fNeoGra1 chromosome 6, fNeoGra1.pri, whole genome shotgun sequence and contains:
- the LOC132888275 gene encoding general transcription factor II-I repeat domain-containing protein 2A-like, which produces MVHRTFDTDFPPSTELRKRKVRELKSQLLGQQSLFTRPTSKAKAATEASFRVSRTIIRHKKCFQDGVMVKEAFIEASDALFKDFKNKTEIMSAVKAVQLTGNTVTRRCEMMGENLVQQLAKDIDCCECFSLQMDESTDITDKAQLCIFIRMVHDMTAKEELLAVLHMNAHTRGEDIFQIFKNFIDKTKIPVCKLVSITTDGAPAMTGRRNGFVAKCREDEAFPDFLSYHCIIHQQALCAKMLNMKEIMDVATKVACSIRAKSLQRRLFRLQLEEADSDHTGLLLHTDVRWLSRGKFLQRFRDLLPEIKQFLQEKKHAEYEQLNDDRWLLDLAFLTDLSNMLNELNVELQGKEKLVINMISTVNAFKGKLKLLSSKIQRNDLGNFSNLASELNNQGKDSTEFDSACYAEQIDTVLSDFDRRFQDFALLEPVAMFMCFPFREDAEVDVLASKISTMFQLSSAEVEDEILTLQADINLKSRANEQFWSLLTEEKYPNMRKCATSLTAMFGSTYLCESAFSHMKIIKSKYRSTLTDDHLEACLRLAISSYIPDYASLVDSIQCKSSSE